The following proteins are co-located in the Bordetella bronchialis genome:
- the gshB gene encoding glutathione synthase, with protein MHVLFIIDPLPLLKAYKDSSVAMMRSLVARGHTLSVALQGDLYIDEGKVLVKSTPISLVPDADLHQHDWWRDSGPANEAPLSAFGAVLMRKDPPFDMEYVYATHLLEYAQAQGAKVYNHGAAIRNHPEKLAITEFSEFTAPTLVTRDMARIKAFHARHGDVIVKPLDGMGGTGIFRLRQEEPNLNAILETLTHDGTRTIMAQRYIPDIVKGDKRVLLIGGEPVPYALARIPLAGETRGNLAAGGRGVAQPLSDRDRQLAAAVGPRLAARGLLLVGLDVIGDYVTEVNVTSPTCFVEITEQTGFDVPGMFVQALERAVAA; from the coding sequence ATGCATGTCCTTTTCATTATCGATCCCTTGCCGCTGCTGAAGGCGTACAAGGATAGTTCCGTCGCCATGATGCGGAGCCTGGTGGCCCGGGGGCATACGCTCAGTGTGGCCCTGCAAGGCGACCTGTACATAGACGAAGGCAAGGTGCTGGTGAAATCGACGCCGATTTCCCTGGTGCCCGACGCGGACCTGCACCAGCATGACTGGTGGCGCGACAGCGGCCCGGCCAACGAAGCGCCGCTTTCCGCCTTTGGCGCGGTCCTGATGCGCAAGGACCCGCCCTTCGATATGGAATACGTCTACGCCACCCACCTGCTGGAGTACGCGCAGGCGCAAGGGGCCAAGGTCTACAACCATGGCGCCGCCATTCGCAATCACCCGGAAAAACTGGCCATCACCGAGTTCTCCGAGTTCACCGCGCCGACGCTGGTGACGCGGGACATGGCCCGCATCAAGGCCTTTCATGCGCGGCATGGCGACGTCATCGTCAAGCCGCTGGATGGCATGGGCGGAACGGGCATATTCCGCCTGCGCCAGGAAGAACCGAATCTCAACGCCATCCTGGAAACGCTGACGCACGACGGCACGCGGACCATCATGGCGCAGCGGTATATCCCGGACATCGTCAAGGGCGACAAGCGCGTGCTGCTGATAGGCGGCGAGCCGGTGCCCTATGCATTGGCGCGCATCCCGCTGGCCGGGGAAACGCGCGGCAACCTGGCCGCCGGCGGCCGCGGCGTGGCGCAACCGCTATCGGACCGCGACCGCCAACTGGCGGCGGCGGTGGGGCCCCGCCTGGCCGCGCGAGGCCTGCTGCTGGTGGGACTGGATGTCATCGGCGACTACGTCACCGAGGTCAACGTGACCAGCCCGACCTGCTTCGTGGAGATCACCGAGCAGACGGGCTTCGATGTGCCCGGCATGTTCGTACAGGCGCTCGAGCGCGCCGTTGCCGCGTAA
- a CDS encoding HPr family phosphocarrier protein yields the protein MPISEITISNKLGLHARAAAKLTQLASKFNSDIYISRGAQRVNAKSIMGVMMLAAGLGVTVKLDASGPDAEHALKEIESLFDNKFGELE from the coding sequence ATGCCTATATCCGAAATAACGATCAGCAATAAACTTGGCCTGCACGCGCGCGCGGCGGCGAAGCTTACACAGCTGGCCAGCAAGTTCAACAGCGATATCTATATCTCGCGCGGCGCGCAGCGCGTGAATGCCAAAAGCATCATGGGCGTCATGATGCTGGCCGCGGGGCTGGGCGTGACCGTGAAGCTGGATGCATCGGGACCGGATGCGGAACACGCGCTGAAGGAAATCGAATCCCTGTTCGACAACAAGTTCGGTGAGCTCGAATAA
- a CDS encoding ABC transporter permease — protein sequence MATPTLPVAAQVPPPLADAAAGLPRWRRLRRNTALLTGGGILLAIVLIALLAPWLAPHDPYAQNLAARNIPPVWYAKGSWAHPFGTDPLGRDYLSRLFYGARISLLIGVSVAAISGLIGTAMGMAAGYFGGKVDMLVSFLVSTRLSMPVILVALATVAILGGSLWVVILVLGLLKWDRFAVVMRSATQQVRALEYVAAAQAAGASTWRIVRGEVLPNVVPHLIVIATLEAASAILLEAALSFLGLGVQPPTPSWGLMIAEAKAYMFFSFWLIAIPGTALALLIFAINLAGDGLHQLLTPEERN from the coding sequence ATGGCCACGCCGACACTTCCCGTCGCGGCGCAGGTGCCGCCCCCCTTGGCCGACGCGGCCGCGGGCCTGCCCCGCTGGCGCCGCCTGCGCCGCAACACCGCCCTGCTGACCGGCGGCGGCATCCTGCTGGCAATCGTGCTGATCGCGCTACTGGCGCCCTGGCTCGCGCCGCATGATCCCTACGCGCAGAACCTGGCGGCCCGCAACATACCGCCGGTCTGGTATGCCAAGGGCTCATGGGCCCATCCCTTCGGCACCGATCCGCTGGGCCGGGACTATCTGTCGCGCCTGTTCTACGGCGCGCGCATCTCGCTGCTGATAGGCGTGTCCGTGGCCGCCATATCGGGCCTGATCGGCACCGCCATGGGCATGGCCGCCGGCTATTTCGGCGGCAAGGTCGACATGCTGGTCTCCTTCCTGGTCTCGACCCGCCTGTCCATGCCGGTCATCCTGGTGGCGCTGGCCACCGTGGCCATCCTGGGCGGATCGCTGTGGGTCGTCATCCTGGTGCTGGGCTTGCTCAAATGGGATCGCTTCGCCGTCGTCATGCGCAGCGCCACGCAGCAGGTCCGCGCGCTGGAATACGTCGCCGCGGCGCAGGCCGCCGGCGCGTCCACCTGGCGCATCGTGCGTGGAGAGGTCCTGCCCAACGTGGTGCCGCACCTGATCGTCATCGCCACGCTGGAGGCCGCCAGCGCCATCCTGCTGGAGGCGGCCCTGTCCTTCCTGGGCCTGGGCGTACAACCGCCCACGCCGTCCTGGGGGCTGATGATCGCGGAAGCCAAGGCCTATATGTTTTTCTCTTTCTGGCTGATCGCCATCCCCGGCACCGCGCTGGCCCTGCTGATCTTCGCCATCAACCTGGCGGGCGATGGACTGCACCAGCTGCTGACACCCGAGGAGAGAAACTGA
- the thrS gene encoding threonine--tRNA ligase, with translation MVQITLPDGSRREFPGPVTVAEVAQSIGTGLARAALGGKVAVDGEPARLVDTSFRIERDARVGIVTAKDPEGLDLIRHSTAHLLAYAVKTLFPDAQVTIGPVIDNGFYYDFSYKRPFTPEDLEAIEKKMAELAKKDEVVTREEWKRDDAVAFFNGIGEKYKAEIIASIPSNETISLYREGDFIDLCRGPHVPSTGKLKVFKLMKVAGAYWRGDSKNEMLQRIYGTAWATKEEQDAYLHMLAEAEKRDHRKLGRELDLFHFQDEAPGLIFWHPKGWQLWQQVEQYMRAVYRDNGYQEVRGPQILDLSLWKKTGHWDNYRENMFTTESENRVYGLKPMNCPGHVQIFNAGLRSYRDLPLRYGEFGQCHRNEPSGSLHGMMRVRGFVQDDGHIFCTVDQLQDECADFTALLQKVYRDFGFDEVLYKVATRPEKRIGDDATWDAAEQALMDSLKRTGCEFEISPGEGAFYGPKIEYTLKDAIGRHWQCGTIQVDFSMPVRLGAEYVDADDQRRPPVMLHRAILGSLERFIGMLIENHAGAMPAWLAPVQAVVCCISEPSADYAAQITQTLKKQGFRVESDLRGEKITYKIREHSLQKVPYILVVGEKERDAGSVAVRARGGLDLGTLGLDDFVARLTDEVTQRRDIGRPEQVS, from the coding sequence ATGGTACAAATCACCTTGCCCGACGGATCCCGCCGCGAATTTCCGGGCCCTGTGACGGTGGCTGAAGTCGCCCAGTCCATAGGGACCGGCCTGGCGCGTGCCGCCCTGGGCGGGAAGGTGGCCGTCGACGGCGAGCCCGCTCGGCTGGTCGACACGAGTTTCCGTATCGAGCGCGATGCCCGGGTGGGCATTGTCACGGCCAAGGATCCGGAAGGCCTGGACCTGATCCGCCATTCCACGGCGCACCTGCTGGCGTATGCCGTGAAGACCCTGTTCCCCGATGCGCAGGTGACGATAGGCCCGGTGATCGACAACGGCTTCTATTACGACTTCTCCTACAAGCGCCCCTTTACGCCGGAAGACCTGGAAGCCATTGAAAAGAAAATGGCGGAATTGGCCAAAAAGGACGAGGTCGTCACGCGCGAAGAATGGAAGCGCGACGACGCCGTGGCTTTCTTCAACGGCATCGGCGAGAAATACAAGGCCGAGATCATCGCCTCTATCCCGTCCAATGAAACGATCTCCCTGTATCGGGAGGGCGATTTCATCGACCTGTGCCGCGGTCCGCACGTGCCTTCCACCGGCAAGCTGAAGGTGTTCAAGCTGATGAAGGTGGCCGGCGCGTACTGGCGCGGCGACAGCAAGAACGAGATGCTGCAGCGTATCTACGGCACGGCCTGGGCCACCAAGGAAGAGCAGGACGCCTATCTGCATATGCTGGCAGAGGCCGAGAAACGCGACCATCGCAAGCTGGGCCGCGAGCTGGACCTGTTCCATTTCCAGGACGAGGCGCCGGGCCTGATCTTCTGGCATCCGAAGGGCTGGCAGCTGTGGCAGCAGGTAGAGCAATACATGCGCGCGGTCTACCGCGACAACGGCTACCAGGAAGTCCGCGGGCCGCAGATCCTGGACCTGTCCCTGTGGAAGAAAACCGGGCACTGGGACAACTACCGTGAAAACATGTTCACCACGGAGTCCGAAAACCGGGTCTACGGCCTGAAGCCGATGAATTGTCCCGGGCACGTGCAGATCTTCAACGCCGGCTTGCGCTCCTACCGCGATCTGCCCCTGCGCTATGGCGAATTCGGCCAGTGCCATCGCAACGAGCCCTCCGGCTCGCTGCACGGCATGATGCGCGTGCGCGGGTTCGTGCAGGATGACGGCCACATTTTCTGCACGGTGGACCAGTTGCAGGACGAATGCGCCGATTTCACCGCGCTGCTGCAGAAGGTCTACCGCGACTTCGGGTTCGATGAAGTGCTCTACAAGGTGGCGACGCGTCCGGAAAAGCGCATCGGCGACGATGCCACCTGGGATGCGGCAGAGCAGGCGCTCATGGACAGCCTCAAGCGCACGGGATGCGAATTCGAGATCTCGCCGGGCGAGGGCGCCTTCTATGGCCCTAAAATCGAGTACACGCTGAAGGACGCCATCGGCCGCCATTGGCAGTGCGGCACCATCCAGGTGGATTTCTCCATGCCGGTGCGCCTGGGCGCGGAATACGTGGATGCGGACGACCAGCGGCGGCCGCCGGTCATGCTGCACCGGGCCATCCTGGGCTCGCTGGAGCGCTTTATCGGCATGCTGATCGAAAACCATGCGGGCGCCATGCCGGCGTGGCTGGCCCCGGTCCAGGCCGTGGTGTGCTGTATTTCCGAGCCTTCCGCCGATTATGCGGCGCAAATCACGCAAACCCTGAAAAAACAAGGCTTTAGGGTGGAGTCGGATTTGCGTGGGGAAAAAATCACTTATAAAATTAGAGAGCACAGCCTGCAAAAGGTCCCGTACATCCTCGTCGTGGGTGAAAAGGAACGGGATGCCGGGTCGGTGGCCGTCCGCGCGCGCGGGGGCCTGGACCTGGGAACACTCGGATTGGACGACTTCGTCGCCCGTCTGACGGACGAAGTCACGCAACGGCGCGATATCGGCCGCCCCGAGCAGGTCTCGTAA
- a CDS encoding ABC transporter ATP-binding protein: protein MAAHGDIVLDVQGLHVDIDTPRGPLHAVRDVSFQVARGQTLCLVGESGCGKSMTSLAIMGLLPAAARARARRLAVQGQDIAAMPARRLNALRGSKMAMIFQEPMTALNPAYTIGDQLTEHYMHHRHAGAGQARDRAVELLEKVGIAAAGDRLRQYPHQLSGGLRQRVMIAMALMCGPELLIADEPSTALDVTIQAQILRLLADLQAELGIAMVLITHDLGVVARIARHVAVMYAGQIVEEGPVRAIFDRPGHPYTQGLLACIPVPGRTPPGEPLGTIPGVVPALTGSLHGCAFRDRCPHSQAACAHHVPVRNAGQHAWRCIRQAEEALVSP, encoded by the coding sequence ATGGCGGCGCATGGCGATATCGTGCTGGACGTGCAGGGCCTGCACGTGGACATCGATACCCCGCGAGGCCCGCTGCACGCGGTGCGCGACGTATCGTTCCAGGTGGCGCGGGGCCAGACGCTATGCCTGGTCGGCGAATCCGGCTGCGGCAAATCCATGACCTCGCTGGCCATCATGGGCCTGCTGCCCGCCGCGGCGCGCGCCCGGGCGCGCCGCCTGGCCGTACAGGGTCAGGACATCGCCGCCATGCCGGCGCGTCGGCTCAACGCCTTGCGCGGCAGCAAGATGGCCATGATCTTCCAGGAGCCGATGACCGCGCTCAACCCGGCCTACACCATCGGCGACCAGTTGACCGAGCACTATATGCATCACCGCCACGCCGGCGCGGGCCAGGCCCGCGACCGGGCGGTGGAACTGCTGGAGAAGGTCGGCATCGCCGCCGCGGGCGATCGCCTGCGCCAGTATCCCCACCAGTTGTCGGGCGGATTGCGCCAGCGCGTGATGATCGCCATGGCGCTGATGTGCGGGCCGGAACTGCTGATCGCCGACGAGCCCAGCACGGCGCTGGACGTCACCATACAGGCGCAGATCCTGCGGCTGCTGGCGGACCTGCAGGCCGAACTTGGCATCGCCATGGTGCTGATCACGCATGACCTGGGCGTGGTGGCGCGCATCGCGCGCCACGTGGCCGTCATGTACGCGGGGCAGATCGTCGAGGAAGGTCCGGTGCGGGCCATCTTCGATCGTCCCGGCCATCCCTATACGCAAGGATTGCTCGCCTGTATCCCCGTGCCGGGACGCACGCCGCCCGGCGAGCCGCTGGGGACGATACCGGGCGTCGTGCCGGCCCTGACCGGCTCCTTGCACGGCTGCGCCTTCCGCGACCGCTGCCCGCACAGCCAGGCCGCATGCGCCCACCACGTGCCGGTGCGCAACGCCGGCCAGCATGCCTGGCGCTGCATCCGCCAGGCCGAAGAGGCCCTGGTATCGCCATGA
- a CDS encoding ABC transporter permease, whose translation MLGFTIRRLGLAILVALTVSVLAFMLLHLSGDPAVALAGEGARQADIEMIRKAYGLDRPLVVQYGTWLWDVVRGHFGTSVYFKTDAGPLILSKLKTTLLLGLYSLGVALLISVPFGILAALYKHSLIDRACLALAVLGQALPNFFFALLLIMLFSLTLRVLPVSGSGTWKHFVMPAIALGYYVAPAFMRLIRAGMIEVLSADYIRTARAKGLPAGKVIFKHALRNAIVPVVALAAVQLGYLLGGSVVIETIFALDGLGYLAYQSITFKDFPVMQLIVLLLSIIYVVLTLAADVANAWLDPRIRVS comes from the coding sequence ATGCTTGGGTTCACGATCCGTCGGCTGGGATTGGCCATACTGGTGGCGCTGACCGTTTCCGTGCTGGCGTTCATGCTGCTGCACCTGTCCGGCGATCCGGCCGTGGCGCTGGCCGGCGAAGGCGCCCGGCAAGCCGACATCGAGATGATACGCAAGGCCTACGGACTGGACCGTCCGCTGGTCGTGCAGTACGGCACTTGGCTGTGGGATGTGGTGCGCGGCCATTTCGGCACCTCGGTGTACTTCAAGACCGATGCGGGCCCGCTCATCCTGTCCAAGCTCAAGACCACCCTGCTGCTCGGGCTGTACTCGCTGGGCGTCGCCCTGTTGATCTCGGTGCCCTTCGGCATACTTGCGGCGCTGTACAAGCATAGCCTCATCGATCGCGCCTGCCTGGCGCTGGCCGTCCTGGGACAGGCCTTGCCGAATTTCTTCTTCGCGCTGCTGCTGATCATGCTGTTTTCGCTGACGCTGCGCGTGCTGCCCGTCTCCGGCAGCGGCACCTGGAAGCACTTCGTCATGCCCGCCATCGCGCTGGGCTATTACGTGGCGCCGGCCTTCATGCGCCTGATCCGCGCCGGCATGATCGAGGTACTGTCCGCCGATTACATCCGCACCGCGCGGGCCAAGGGGCTGCCGGCGGGCAAGGTGATCTTCAAGCACGCGCTGCGCAACGCCATCGTGCCCGTGGTCGCGCTGGCCGCCGTGCAGCTGGGCTATCTGCTGGGCGGATCGGTCGTCATCGAAACCATCTTCGCGCTGGATGGCCTGGGCTACCTGGCCTACCAGAGCATCACATTCAAGGACTTTCCCGTGATGCAGCTCATCGTGCTGCTGCTGTCCATCATTTACGTGGTGCTGACGCTGGCCGCCGACGTGGCCAACGCCTGGCTGGATCCGCGCATCCGGGTGTCCTAG
- the ptsP gene encoding phosphoenolpyruvate--protein phosphotransferase has product MARGYAIGRAVVMGAAALEVAHYRIAPEQVDAECERLTAALQAAQDDLLQMADTLPDDAPRELGAMLNVHRLLLADPLLAEQALLLIKERHYNAEWALTTQGQLLGEQFDAMDDEYLRERGADVRQVIERVLHVLAGTSGIRDPEDLDGDDPLVVVAHDISPADMLRLRGGRFLAFVTDLGGATSHTAIVARSMGVPAVVALGNVRELVRDGDMLVVDGATGAVIVNPSPAILDEYRERQRVYASERAELALLRDEPAITLDGIGITLHANIELPDEAEAALAAGAEGIGLFRSEFLFMGRADLPGEEEQYQAYTSVVRVMAGRPVTIRTLDIGADKTLDDEATVATNPALGLRAIRYCLAHPEMFGTQLRAILRASAHGPVRLLIPMIAHMHEVEATRLALDAARRELDARGQPYAAHIELGAMVEVPAIAIAIEPFAQALDFLSIGTNDLIQYTLAIDRGDGQVAPLYDSLHPAVLRLVAHTINAGERAGKPVAVCGEMAGDANLTRLLLGLGLTEFSMQSQQLLDVKREVRRAHSNALRVKLAAVLNRALPVDLATLNQA; this is encoded by the coding sequence GTGGCCCGCGGCTACGCGATCGGCCGGGCGGTCGTCATGGGGGCCGCCGCGCTGGAAGTCGCCCACTACCGCATCGCGCCGGAGCAGGTCGACGCCGAGTGCGAACGCCTGACCGCTGCCTTGCAGGCGGCCCAGGACGACCTGCTGCAGATGGCGGACACGCTGCCCGACGATGCGCCGCGTGAACTGGGCGCCATGTTGAACGTGCACCGCCTGCTGCTGGCCGACCCTCTGCTGGCCGAGCAGGCCCTGCTGTTGATCAAGGAACGCCATTACAACGCCGAGTGGGCATTGACCACGCAGGGGCAGTTGCTGGGCGAGCAATTCGACGCCATGGACGACGAGTACCTGCGCGAACGCGGGGCCGACGTCCGCCAGGTCATCGAGCGCGTTCTGCATGTGCTGGCCGGTACGTCCGGCATCCGCGATCCGGAAGACCTGGACGGCGACGATCCGCTGGTCGTCGTCGCCCACGACATCTCGCCCGCCGACATGCTGCGCCTGCGCGGCGGCCGTTTCCTGGCCTTCGTGACCGACCTGGGCGGGGCGACCTCCCATACCGCCATCGTGGCGCGCAGCATGGGCGTGCCGGCGGTGGTCGCGCTGGGCAATGTGCGCGAGCTCGTGCGCGACGGCGACATGCTGGTGGTGGACGGCGCGACCGGCGCCGTCATCGTCAACCCATCGCCCGCCATCCTGGACGAATACCGCGAGCGCCAGCGCGTTTATGCCAGCGAGCGGGCCGAGCTGGCGCTGCTGCGCGACGAGCCGGCCATCACGCTGGACGGCATCGGCATCACCCTGCACGCCAACATCGAGCTCCCGGACGAAGCGGAGGCCGCCCTGGCCGCCGGCGCCGAAGGTATCGGCCTGTTCCGTAGCGAATTCCTGTTCATGGGGCGCGCCGACCTGCCGGGCGAGGAAGAGCAGTACCAGGCCTATACGTCGGTCGTCCGCGTCATGGCCGGCAGGCCGGTGACCATACGCACCCTGGATATCGGTGCCGACAAGACCCTGGACGACGAAGCCACGGTCGCGACCAATCCGGCGCTGGGGCTGCGCGCGATCCGCTATTGCCTGGCCCATCCCGAGATGTTCGGGACACAGTTGCGCGCCATCCTGCGTGCATCGGCCCACGGGCCGGTGCGCCTGCTCATCCCCATGATCGCCCACATGCACGAGGTCGAGGCCACCCGCCTGGCGCTGGACGCCGCGCGGCGCGAGCTCGATGCACGCGGCCAGCCCTATGCCGCCCATATCGAACTGGGCGCAATGGTGGAAGTGCCGGCCATCGCCATCGCCATCGAGCCCTTCGCCCAGGCGCTGGATTTCCTGTCCATCGGCACCAACGACCTGATCCAGTACACCCTGGCCATCGACCGCGGCGACGGACAAGTCGCGCCGCTGTACGACTCCCTGCACCCGGCCGTGCTGCGCCTGGTCGCGCACACCATCAATGCCGGCGAACGGGCCGGCAAGCCGGTGGCGGTATGCGGGGAAATGGCCGGCGATGCCAACCTGACGCGGCTGTTGCTGGGCCTGGGCCTGACGGAATTTTCCATGCAGTCCCAGCAATTGCTGGACGTCAAGCGCGAAGTGCGCCGGGCGCACTCGAATGCCCTGCGCGTGAAGCTGGCCGCGGTGCTGAACCGCGCGCTGCCGGTCGACCTGGCGACCCTCAACCAAGCCTGA
- the infC gene encoding translation initiation factor IF-3 — MATEKANRINGEIRVPEVRLIGLDGEQLGIVKIAEAFRLAEQADVDLVEIAPNAEPPVCRLMDYGKFKYQEQKRQAEARAKQKVIQVKEVKFRPATDEGDYQVKLRNLRRFLEEGDKAKVTLRFRGREMAHQELGMRVLERVRDDLTELAMVESMPKLEGRQMIMVLAPRKKATQGKEAAGA, encoded by the coding sequence ATCGCCACTGAAAAAGCCAACCGCATCAACGGTGAAATTCGTGTCCCCGAGGTGCGTCTGATAGGTCTGGACGGAGAGCAGCTCGGTATCGTCAAAATCGCCGAAGCCTTCCGTCTGGCCGAGCAAGCCGACGTCGATCTGGTGGAAATCGCGCCCAATGCCGAGCCGCCGGTCTGCCGCCTGATGGATTACGGCAAGTTCAAGTACCAGGAACAGAAGCGCCAGGCGGAAGCGCGAGCCAAGCAGAAGGTCATCCAGGTCAAGGAAGTCAAGTTCCGGCCGGCGACCGACGAAGGCGATTACCAGGTCAAGCTGCGCAATCTTCGACGTTTCCTGGAAGAGGGCGACAAGGCCAAAGTGACGCTGCGTTTCCGTGGACGCGAAATGGCACACCAGGAACTCGGGATGCGGGTGCTTGAGCGGGTGCGCGACGACCTGACTGAATTGGCCATGGTGGAATCCATGCCCAAGCTGGAAGGTCGCCAGATGATCATGGTGTTGGCGCCGCGCAAGAAAGCGACGCAAGGCAAGGAAGCGGCAGGCGCCTGA
- a CDS encoding ABC transporter ATP-binding protein, which yields MTSILQAQAVTRSFSVRAGMFQPRRTLHAVNGVDLSVPRGGVLGIVGESGCGKSTLARMLLGLTAPNSGTIAMDGEDIARMPRRHLARRVQPVFQDPYSSLNPRRSIASIVSLPLEVHGLENPRQRTAIEMLERVGLPARLAGNTPGQLSGGQRQRVAIARALVMRPEVVICDEPTSALDVSVQAQIMNLLMDLRREFQLTYVFISHNLAVVEHIATEVAVMYLGRIVESAPAARIFRHPRHPYTQALLASVLTPEPGLGIPDTGLGLSFPDPVHPPSGCAFHPRCSHAMPRCAQQRPPLRQDGDARIACHLYADGGQA from the coding sequence ATGACGTCCATCCTGCAAGCCCAGGCGGTCACCCGCAGCTTCTCCGTGCGCGCGGGCATGTTCCAGCCCCGCCGCACCCTGCATGCCGTCAATGGCGTGGACCTGTCCGTTCCACGGGGAGGCGTGCTGGGCATCGTGGGGGAATCGGGCTGCGGCAAATCCACGCTCGCGCGCATGCTGCTGGGCCTGACCGCGCCCAACAGCGGCACGATCGCCATGGATGGCGAGGACATCGCGCGCATGCCCAGGCGCCACCTGGCACGGCGCGTCCAGCCCGTCTTCCAGGACCCCTATTCCTCCTTGAATCCGCGTCGCTCCATTGCTTCCATCGTGTCGCTGCCGCTGGAGGTGCACGGCCTGGAGAATCCCCGGCAGCGCACGGCCATCGAGATGCTGGAACGCGTGGGCCTGCCGGCCCGCCTGGCGGGGAATACGCCCGGCCAGTTGTCCGGCGGGCAGCGCCAACGCGTCGCCATCGCGCGCGCGCTGGTCATGCGGCCCGAAGTCGTCATCTGCGACGAACCGACCTCGGCGCTGGACGTATCGGTGCAGGCGCAGATCATGAACCTGCTCATGGACCTGCGCCGGGAGTTCCAGCTGACCTATGTCTTCATCAGCCATAACCTGGCCGTCGTCGAACATATCGCCACCGAGGTCGCGGTCATGTACCTGGGCAGGATCGTGGAATCCGCGCCAGCCGCCAGGATTTTCCGCCACCCGCGCCACCCGTATACGCAAGCGCTGCTGGCCTCGGTCCTGACCCCGGAGCCGGGCCTGGGCATCCCGGACACAGGCCTGGGCCTGTCGTTTCCCGATCCGGTCCATCCGCCATCCGGCTGCGCCTTTCATCCACGCTGCAGCCACGCCATGCCGCGCTGCGCGCAGCAGCGGCCGCCGCTGCGGCAAGACGGCGATGCGCGCATCGCCTGCCATCTGTACGCGGACGGCGGGCAGGCCTAG
- a CDS encoding PTS sugar transporter subunit IIA, whose product MTGIVIVVHTPLGSAMMDCAGHVMGKIKEVAVHDIQADDMPETKIPGVVADILRLGQDGDGVLVLTDLVGATPANIAKQAVIEAQAQGVQCAVLAGLNTPMLLRALTYRGLPLAETREKALAGGVQGVLRVD is encoded by the coding sequence ATGACCGGCATCGTTATCGTCGTGCATACGCCGCTGGGCTCGGCGATGATGGATTGTGCCGGTCACGTGATGGGCAAGATCAAGGAAGTCGCCGTGCACGATATCCAGGCCGACGACATGCCGGAGACCAAAATCCCCGGCGTGGTCGCCGACATCCTGCGCTTGGGCCAGGACGGCGACGGCGTGCTGGTGCTGACCGACCTGGTGGGCGCCACGCCGGCGAACATCGCCAAGCAGGCCGTCATCGAAGCGCAGGCGCAAGGGGTGCAGTGCGCGGTGCTGGCCGGCCTGAATACGCCCATGCTGCTAAGGGCGCTGACCTATCGCGGCCTGCCCCTGGCCGAAACCCGGGAAAAGGCGCTTGCCGGCGGAGTACAAGGGGTCCTGCGTGTAGACTGA